A genomic stretch from Bosea sp. F3-2 includes:
- a CDS encoding lipopolysaccharide biosynthesis protein translates to MEALKQRTIRGGLAKLVGQGITFALRLLYIVVMARLLSPSEFGLVAMVTVVTGIYDLFRDGGLSAAAIQQATITEEQKSTLFWVNMLIGAILTLLCLLTAPILIRFYQEPRLFGVTAAISVGFLFGAAGAQYAAMLHRDLRYVTLAAIDVFSVIVNTAAAITMAATGWGYWSIVVPSVGVTIFNTVVMWLVVGWKPGWPRRNAGVMAMLKFGGTTSLNRLVVYVAYNLDKVLLGRFWGADALGLYSRAYQLINIPTTQLNDAIGGVAFSALSRLQNDSAQYKNYFLKGYSLVVALTAPITLFSAAFADDIIRVVMGPRWEAAATIFRLLTPTVLFFGLVNPLAWFLMSSGLQQRSLNIALVLAPICVVSYLAGLPYGPNGVAAAFSIALSLWLLPHMLWCIKGTGITLTDLLEAIWPPVSSAIVATIAAIAVGALVGHAESALLRFALNGSVMAATYSGMLLVVMGQKTFYLNLISQLRT, encoded by the coding sequence ATGGAAGCTCTGAAGCAGCGCACAATTCGAGGCGGCCTCGCCAAACTTGTCGGACAGGGCATAACGTTTGCGCTGCGGCTGCTTTACATCGTGGTGATGGCGCGGTTGCTCTCGCCGTCGGAGTTCGGCCTCGTCGCGATGGTCACGGTCGTAACCGGGATTTACGATCTGTTTCGGGACGGAGGCCTTTCGGCGGCTGCCATCCAACAAGCAACCATCACCGAGGAGCAAAAATCCACCCTGTTCTGGGTCAACATGCTCATAGGCGCAATCCTCACCCTGCTTTGCCTGCTGACTGCGCCAATCCTCATTCGCTTTTATCAAGAACCTCGTCTTTTCGGGGTCACGGCGGCGATATCCGTCGGCTTCCTGTTCGGCGCCGCTGGTGCACAATATGCGGCCATGCTGCATCGGGACTTGCGTTACGTCACGCTGGCTGCGATCGACGTTTTCAGCGTCATCGTGAATACAGCTGCTGCAATCACGATGGCTGCCACCGGCTGGGGCTACTGGTCGATTGTCGTTCCTTCCGTTGGAGTGACAATTTTCAATACTGTGGTGATGTGGCTGGTCGTCGGTTGGAAACCGGGTTGGCCGCGTCGTAATGCCGGGGTGATGGCGATGCTGAAATTCGGCGGAACGACGAGTTTGAATAGGCTCGTCGTTTATGTCGCCTACAATCTCGACAAGGTTTTGCTCGGCCGATTCTGGGGAGCCGATGCACTCGGATTGTATTCGCGGGCATATCAGCTTATCAATATCCCAACGACGCAACTGAACGACGCAATTGGAGGCGTGGCGTTCTCTGCCTTGTCGCGTCTTCAGAATGATTCTGCTCAATATAAAAACTACTTCCTCAAAGGTTACTCTCTCGTCGTTGCCTTGACAGCTCCGATCACGTTGTTTTCCGCTGCATTCGCGGATGACATCATTCGCGTCGTTATGGGACCCCGCTGGGAGGCCGCAGCGACGATCTTTCGCCTGTTGACTCCAACTGTCCTGTTCTTCGGATTGGTTAATCCGCTCGCGTGGTTTCTGATGTCGAGTGGCCTGCAACAACGAAGCTTGAATATTGCGCTGGTTCTCGCGCCAATTTGTGTTGTCTCCTATCTCGCCGGGCTGCCTTACGGGCCGAACGGCGTGGCTGCGGCCTTCTCGATCGCACTGTCGTTGTGGCTTCTTCCGCATATGCTGTGGTGCATCAAAGGCACAGGCATCACGCTGACCGATTTGCTTGAGGCAATTTGGCCACCTGTCAGTTCGGCGATTGTCGCGACGATTGCCGCGATCGCCGTTGGGGCACTCGTAGGTCATGCAGAGTCTGCGCTATTGAGGTTTGCTCTGAACGGCAGCGTCATGGCAGCAACCTACTCGGGAATGCTGCTTGTCGTAATGGGACAGAAAACATTCTATCTGAACCTCATATCCCAATTGAGGACATAG